The DNA sequence tgtcttgaaaaaacagaaaaagagaaatctgTCAGATCACAGATATGTATGTGATCTGCTTGGAGCTCTCCGGCTGCTCCTGTTTCTTCCACGGCTGTTCCCACTTCTCGACCTCTCTGCAGGCTTCACGCCCTACTTTCTGTGATTCCTAGGTAGCCCCAGTTTGCCATTTGCTGGGACTGAGTCAAGTCAAGTGCTTTACATCCGTGGGGAACCTCAGTTCTTGCCCATCTGTCCCATAGCTAAGCCCACCTAGAGCACCAAGAATATGGAAGTCTGGGTCAATAGGCTCAGCAGCTGCTGCCACGCCTAATGACCCAAGTATGGGTCCTAGAATCCACGTGTGGTGGAAGCAGTCAACAGGCCCCTGCAGGTTTTACTCTCTGACCCCCACATTTGTGCCATGACATGCATCTccctcctaaaaaaaaaaacaaaaacaaaaacaaaatacataaatataattttctcatataaatatatgtaaatataaattaaataaaatataaataaaatttaaaatcttttaaatgaaatatactaaattttatataaatataataataattattttaaataaaataaataaaaagcacctGACAACCTCAAAGTGTCCTTCTGATTCCAGATGCCTCATTCCTTACCACAGCCATGACTaggctctttctctttccaaacctcagtttccctgtgaCGGGTCAGGGCAGTTGGCCTAAGTCATCCAGACAAGGTGTCTCCGGAAGGTCAGACTCAAGCCAATTTCAGTTTACAAACGTCACAAAAGGGAAACTACAAATGTTGAGAATCGAAACTTAACAGCACAAAAGTTGGCCCCATGCCAACCCTGTTAAGGCGGTCCAGACCGGCCAGCCCCAGCCTCTGGTCCTTGGGCACACCTACCATGACAATAAATCTCCAAGGAGGGGACCCCCCATAGAGCCTTGCTCCCAAGTTTCTCTCTTCACCCCGCTTTCCGCCATTGGGTGCCAGAGGTCAGCTGGAAAGGAGCCGCCTTAAAAAAGGAGGAGGTGAGTGCAGGCAGCTGGATGGGTGCTTGGCTATATAGCCCTGCGCCCCGCCCGAGGTAGCTGACGGTCAGCGGTCAGCGTGTAGCCATGGCAGTAGCCCAGGAGCTGTACGGCGTCCCGGCCTCCAAGCTGGACTCCTTTGTGGCTCAGTGGCTGCAGCCAACCAGAGAGTGGAAAGAAGAGGTCCTGGAGACCGTGCAGACAGTGGAACAgttcctgaggcaggagaatttccgTGAAGATCGTGGCCCGGCTCGGGATGTTCGCGTGCTCAAGGTACTCAAGGTAAGACTGGACTTCACCATTCCCAGCCAGGACAGGGCAAACCCCAGTGCCAGGGGGGTCCCCTCGCCTCGTGATCCCTAGTTCACGCTTCTGACATCTCGAGACAGCCCTGCGAGCCTTGAGCAGAATGAACTACTAAAGAAGATAATAAAAGACCACCTCGGGAAAAAATGGTAGCGAAAGCCCGCATATTCTATCATTAAAACTTATACTCTGAGAGACAGATACCATTCTTGTCCCATTTTACGGATGAGCCTAACAAAGGATCcgcaatgaaggagctacagtgACCACATGCAATGCAAGGCCTCTAGTTGGATCCTGACATGTAATTTGTATATAACAATTTTGGGGAGCCTGTCTTGGGGGCCCATTCTTGCaaccccagcatgtgggaggtagagaagcaagaggattgtgggttcaaagccagcctacgtTACATATCTCagaacaacacacatacacacacacacacacacacacacatcacagacagagacacagagagagtgtgagtTTGGGGATGAGTGGTAAATGTTTAATATGACCTGCATTTTGGTAAGAAAACTGCCATTGTCAAGTTAAATCGCACCTACTGGGATGAGGAACTCTCTTTAGGAGGACACATGCTATGCTGTATTGGGGCAAAGCTCCTTGCTATCTGCTACTCACTTTAAAGTGATTGAGATGACACAAATGCGGGCTCTGTGGATGTGGCTCAAGGCTAGAGTGAAAGCCTAGCGTGTACAAAAGAAAGACGGTCACAGATGTGGCAAGTTTAGATGTGCTGGCTGCCTGGATGGGATCTTCTTCCTAATTTTTTCCacgtttttatattttgataactGAAAGACTCTTAAAATGGAGGCTGAGAGTAGCCATTGGGCTTGTTCAGAGATGTAACTGCTGACgtcagagctgggatttgaacctggctACTCAAACGGTGACCCAAGTTTCTCactaatacttttttttcctccttaagtCCTTCTTCCAactgtcacccccaccccctagctGAGCTAAGGATCACAGAGTTCAACAGACCCTGGAACGGGGTGGGGCAAGGGCTGAGTGTAGCTGCTCAAACTTATTATCCCAGccctgcagaggcagagacaagagaaccaCTAGGCCTACCAACCAGTCTCCTTGGCCTATCAGTCTAGCCAAATCTGCAAGCCCTAGGGCACAGTAGAataccctgtgtcaaaaaaacaaatgagcagCCTAAAGAACAATACCCAAGGTTgactctgatctccacacacaagTGCGCACTAGTGCAGGAtgcgcacatgtacacacacaacttTGGAAAAGAACTAGCCTCAGCCAATTGTTCATTTAAATGTTAAGGAGATTGACACCTGAAGAGATCGACACATCTTAATGCCATAGCCCAAGTGATTGCAGCATCTAGACTAGAATTAGGACTGGGTTCCCAGCCTGAGATTTTAAACTTGCACTATTGGGTCGAATTTTGCAGTCTTGAGCTTCAGGTCACATGATTTAGAAGTGGCAGCCATAGTTTTGCTGCCACACAGAGAGGATTTGAGTCTGGGCTCTTCCTCTCACCAGCTGTGTGACTCTGTCTCATGTCTCAAGTCCTTGGTCTGCTCCTCTGTAACGGCAGCATCCCAAACATCATGTTCCATTTCCCAACACTGAGGCCATGCAGCCTAAAGGTTAGCTCAGGGTAAAGTCTTAGAAACAAGGGTTTTATTATGATACTTGCCTGGGGCTTTTTCCTGGCCGCTGGGAGTCTCTGGGGGCAAGGCTGTACTCTAGACCACTCCCTCCCTGACATACCTAAGAAAAAAATGGGTAGAACAAGTATCTAGATAGAAGGAAGACTCACCAAATAGATTAAGTTTTGACAGCTGCAGATGCTAACTGCTAAGCCTCATTTCTCCTCCCCTTAACCCACTAAATGATAGGCATGCCTACAAAGCAAGAACAGTAAGAGTGTATCTTGCACTGGATGTATCCTGTACTGGATGTATCCTGCAGTGGATGTATCCTACACTGGATGTGTCCTACACAGGATGTATCCTATACTGGATATATGTTACACTGGCTATACTCTCATTGAATGTATCCTATACTGGATGTATCCTACACTGGATGTATCCTACACTGGATGTATCCTACACTGGATGTATCCTACACTGGATGTATCCTACACTGGATGTATCCTCATTGGATGTATCCTACACTCTACACTATATGTATCCTATACTTTATCCCTCCACCCTTGAAGCTCCAGAGGGCTGTTATCTACATGACTGAAACCGAGATGACAACCAAAGCAAATCATGAAGTCTATCCTAAGCTGTGCTTTCTtcactggggaagggagagggcagTGTAGACATAATCTGACCTGCAGAGGGATCGCCCTTTGCCCACATCCACAATCAATCTCCGGTCCTTTCTCTCAGGATAGGAACAACAAGTCTGAATACTAGTGGAATCAGAATTAAAATGGAGAATCAAGAAGGCAGACACCTGCTCTCTGGGAGCAGAGCATAGTGTGTGGACACCATCATAGGGTGGAGAGAAAGACCCATTGGTGGTGTCTGCTGAGCTGCCATTTAACTCCCTGGCTGGCTGCGAGACCTTGCAAGTGGACTGTGCTCCACTGCCTCTGTATCCAGTGTTGTACCTTGGGGAGCCAGGTCGCAGGACCAGTCTCCATGGCGATTAAAAAGGAGATGTGCATTAAATGGCCTTTGGTAGTGCCAGATACAGGGACTGCTCAGCCTGTGATAACAGTATTTTAGTTTCTGCAGTGACTCACTAACCAGGAAAGGTAGCCACCCAGGGACTGACCCAACCCCAGTAGTCTCATGTGGGGTAAGCCAGAGGTGAGCCAGAGAGATGTAGGGCTTTGTGTGCcaaggaggcagagccaggagagtAAGCCTAGACTCTGTCTTCAAAATCATCTGATTTGAgagccagcaggatggctcagcatggAAAGGTGCCAAGACTGACACCCTCAGTATAATCCCAGGGGCCCACATGATGAAATGAGGGAACCAACTTCTACCAGTTATCCCCTGGCCCCCACATGTGTGCCATAGGGtatgtgggacacacacacacacacatacacacagaggaataaataaaatggaaaaaaaaataaacagtccAGTTTCTTCTCTTGCCATTAAGAGATATAGAAActgggggtctggagagatggctcagtgattaaaagtactgactgctcttccgtggggcggggggggggggaactaatGTGACTAATGTGGAAGTAGCTGGGGATCAACTCGATGAGATACACACTGCTGACTGCTGACTTCTGGGACACGCCTTGCTGACTTCCAGGACACGGCCCCCACACAAGTCCTGGGCGTACAGTACTGTGTCTGATCTCCCCAATAACCCTATCACTGTTTTGGTTTCTCACTTGCTGGACTTTGGGCTCCTTAATGATCACGTAGCCGGTGAGTCAGGCCAGGGCTAGGCTTAGAGCTCTAATGCCAAAGACCTTGTCACCCATGATGGAGGCTCCCTGAGCCATCCACAATGCAATTaaaccagggaagcagagagaatgggagggagaaaggaaaaatggatagatggatggatggatgaatggatgtatGGGACCGACTCCCTGTTTCACAGATGGTGCAGTGGGTATTTCTACAGGTCAGGAGTCCTTTACCAGATACTTAGGCCCTGAAATGTTTCAGGTTTAGAAAtagcccccctccccagctcttcGGCCTATCTACATAAACATAATGAGATCTCTTAGGGTAGGATCCAGATCTATTCTTGAAATTCATGTGTCTTCACATACCCAAAGGCAACTTTATACGCTACTTTTAGTCATATGGGGTCAGGTGTGGGATTTTCCACTTGTGGTGGCATATCAGCAGGTTTAAGAAAAGGCTCTTGGATTTTGATCATGTTGAAGTGTTTTTATTGGGGATACTCAGTCCTGATTCTCTTAGAGCAGACATTTCCCTGGGttggagaagactgactctccAAAGGTGTACAGTGTAGGGAATAAGCAAGGGCTGCTCGGTGGGCCACTCCTGGAACCCGTGCCTGGGAGGCTGAATCAGGAGGGTcataagttcaaggacagcctgagctaaaCAGCAAGGTCCAGGTCAGCTGTAGGCTGTGTATTAGAACAGAGACCCTGTGTCAGGAGGCCTGGGGGCCGGAGTCCAGCTTCCAGAGATGCTGAGCACAGGATTCACCCTCCATGTGTCTGCACCCATGACATGGGAAGCAACACTTTTCAGCCTGTATGGGAGGGTCCTCGATTAAAGGGCTGTATCGTATGAAGAGCCCCAGGTTGCCGGGCCCATGGCTGAGAGCCTTGGGATGACGGGGTCTTGTCTTTCACAGGTAGGCTGCTTTGGGAATGGCACCGTGCTCAGGAGCACTACAGACGTGGAGCTGGTCGTGTTCCTGAGCTGTTTCCACAGCTTCCAGGAAGAAGCCAAGCACCATCAGGCTGTCTTGAGACTGATACAGAAAAGGATGTACTACTGCCAGGACCTGATGGACCTTGGGCTCAGTAACCTGAGTGTGACTGACAGAGTACCCAGTAGTCTCATCTTCACGATCCAGACCAGAGAGACCTGGGAGACCATCACTGTCACCGTTGTGCCAGCCTACAGAGCCCTGGGTAAGGGGAACAGAAGCACatgcctctcctggcctcccctGGAGACTGTGACCTCTTTCCTCGGGTGACCACACGCTTTCCTCTTTCCTACCCGTGTCCTGGGCTGGGGTGAGCTGCCATGCAGACttggggaaacagaaacttatCACAGAGGCCCATAAGACAAACGGTAGCCAGTGATCGGAGGAAAGAATGGAGTTCCCCCAAGAACTACCAAATAAGGTTCCGGAAAGGATTTTCTGTAGGaagaatatttttgaaagatCCACGGCCCAACCAGGGGAAGGAGTCAAATCAGAAGCAAGGTGGCATCTACTGGGTCTGGGTgacctttcccagaagcagaGCTCAGAGATCCAAACCATAATGATTTTTGTATGCTACCCCCCAATTGATAAGGCTATGCAGTGTTATCCCATGGTTGCTAGCAATGGTATCCAGCCTCAGGAAGAAAGTCTTTCGTGGAGTGGTGCAAACCCAGTTCTCCCCTATGAATATTGACCAATACGGTTCCATCATCCAGAAAGAGATCTATTGATAAAAGAAACACTAAGAAATGCTGGGAAATATTGGGGACATCAGGGAGGACCCGAGACATGGAAAGGCCAATGGTTGTTCTCCTGAGCAAGACTCACCAGGTTGGGTGTGTTGGAGgttgccttttatcccagcactcaggacacagcaTCAGGTCTCtaagagtttgagaccaggccAGTCTATGTAACAAGCAGCCAGGTATACACCGTGAGACTCTGTCaccaaagtaaaatttaaagtatgaagcttttaaagaatttgtggggtgagggtggggtcctttaatcccagaactcaggaagcagaggcaggcagatctctgtgagttcaaggccagcctgatctacaggtctacagactgagttccaggacagccagggctacagagaaatcctgtcttgaaacacacacacacacacacacacacacacacacacaggagagaaagaaaggaaggaaaagaaagaaaggaaggaaggaaggatggatagatCACCAGAAAGATAACTATACAAGGTCTcaggtgttgtgttttataaaatgagaaagcaGAGATATGTTTGATGGAGGGGTGGCATGGTGTTcagggaagggggtgcctctgcaggcccatgctgaggcatcccttctccctctgtGGTACCAGCCACATGATACAGTACtcagggcatgaggaggggaggagcgggggtggggagggggggaggcggaggcagaggcagggagagagagatattgagagagagaagaggagaaaaggccGGCCATAAGCatgtgggggtgaggtggggagaggtggggggagagggtaagagagcaagggcaggagagcgagagagagagagaggaggggcaagcagccccttttaaagtactattgccaggtaactctgGGACAGggcctagacaaaatgccaacatCTGGTCTCTCTGGAGATAAACCATGAGCTAATGAGTGACCAGGCCCTCCCCAAAATGCCTACTTAGTCCACGCTGGATTCCAGAATCTTCCTTCACTCGACCTTTGCTTCCACTCTCCTCAGGCCCTTCCTGTCCCAGCTCCGAGGTCTACGCAAACCTGATCGAGGCTAATGGGTACCCAGGAAATTTCTCTCCATCCTTCA is a window from the Mus caroli chromosome 5, CAROLI_EIJ_v1.1, whole genome shotgun sequence genome containing:
- the LOC110294578 gene encoding 2'-5'-oligoadenylate synthase-like protein 1 isoform X2; this translates as MAVAQELYGVPASKLDSFVAQWLQPTREWKEEVLETVQTVEQFLRQENFREDRGPARDVRVLKVLKVGCFGNGTVLRSTTDVELVVFLSCFHSFQEEAKHHQAVLRLIQKRMYYCQDLMDLGLSNLSVTDRVPSSLIFTIQTRETWETITVTVVPAYRALGPSCPSSEVYANLIEANGYPGNFSPSFSELQRNFVKHRPTKLKSLLRLVKHWYQQACHPGPSRPDQQCSRRLQMGHSGSAGQPVSETGLLL